The genomic region ATCGGGGCGATCCGATTTGAACGGACGACCACTTGCACCCCAAGCAAGTGCGCTACCCAGGCTGCGCTACGCCCCGATTATATCAACTTATTATCTTCAATATCTCGCCAAGCTCCTGCTTAATATCCCGCAGGAGATTTTTCATCTTATCTTTGTCTATCTCTTTATCTTCCGCCTTCTCCACGTTCACCACCTCTGAAGCCTTGAATCCCCTTAGCTGAGACCTGGCTCCCTCAATGGTATACCCCTCATCGTACAGCAGATTTTTTATCTGCTTTAACAGCTCAATATCTTTCAACTGATAGGTGCGGTTGCCAGCCCGGTTCTTTTTCGGTCTAAGAGTAGGAAATTCCTTTTCCCAGAATCTCAGCACGTAAGGCTTGATGCTGGTTATCTCGCTTACTTCCCGGATGGAGTAGTAGAGC from Candidatus Zixiibacteriota bacterium harbors:
- a CDS encoding MerR family transcriptional regulator gives rise to the protein MKQKTGDMISGKLYYSIREVSEITSIKPYVLRFWEKEFPTLRPKKNRAGNRTYQLKDIELLKQIKNLLYDEGYTIEGARSQLRGFKASEVVNVEKAEDKEIDKDKMKNLLRDIKQELGEILKIIS